Proteins from a single region of Verrucosispora sp. NA02020:
- a CDS encoding ClpP family protease: MTDMHIPAKPLRAIDARGGDTIGNLDDSVYNRLLKERIVFLGSEVTDQVANRICAQLLLLAAEDPDRDINLWINSPGGSVYSGMAIYDTMQFIDNDVSTVAMGMAASMGQLLLCAGTKGKRYALPHARIMMHQPSGGMGGTAADIAIQAEQMLYTKRMFQERVASHTGQSPAQIEADSDRDRWFTAQEAVDYGFIDKVITGAAQVPEGAGTLS, translated from the coding sequence ATGACCGACATGCACATCCCAGCGAAGCCGCTCCGGGCGATTGACGCCCGTGGCGGTGACACCATTGGCAACCTCGACGACTCGGTCTACAACCGGTTGCTCAAGGAGCGGATCGTCTTCCTGGGCAGCGAGGTGACCGACCAGGTCGCCAACCGCATCTGCGCGCAGCTGCTGCTGCTCGCTGCGGAGGACCCGGACCGCGACATCAACCTCTGGATCAACTCGCCCGGTGGCTCCGTCTACTCGGGTATGGCCATCTACGACACCATGCAGTTCATCGACAACGACGTGTCGACCGTGGCGATGGGCATGGCGGCCTCGATGGGCCAGCTGCTGCTCTGCGCGGGCACCAAGGGCAAGCGCTACGCCCTCCCGCACGCCCGGATCATGATGCACCAGCCCTCCGGTGGCATGGGCGGTACCGCGGCCGACATCGCGATCCAGGCCGAGCAGATGCTCTACACCAAGCGGATGTTCCAGGAGCGGGTCGCCTCCCACACCGGCCAGTCCCCGGCGCAGATCGAGGCGGACTCGGACCGTGACCGTTGGTTCACCGCCCAGGAGGCCGTGGACTACGGCTTCATCGACAAGGTGATCACCGGGGCCGCCCAGGTTCCCGAGGGCGCCGGGACCCTGAGCTGA
- the tig gene encoding trigger factor — MKSTVETLSPTRVRLAIEVPFVELEPSLKKAYREIGQQIQIPGFRRGKVPSAIIDQRVGRGTVLNEAVQEAIPQNILSAVREHDLKTLGRPEVEITEFNDGDSLNFTAEVDVRPEITLPDLASIEVTVDELKIDDSEIDEQVKSLRERFATLKTVERPAAEGDYVQIDLRATVDGEEVPGGSASNISHEVGSKQLLPGLDEAVVGLSAGEDTTFTTQLVGGDFAGRDADVAVTVRTVKEKELPELDDDFAQLASEFDTIGELRDDLRERVTRGKRVEQIYAARDKALEQLVEVADVPAPEGVIRDEVESRKQAMVDQLERIGASMEDYLSAEEKTEEQIDTELTEAATQGVKVQLLLDTLADAEDTQVSDDEFGHEIVHRAQRAGMAPQQYYDQLVRSGTAGAVYGDVRRGKALASVMERVKIKDSAGNEVSLDALREASEQEHAHEH; from the coding sequence GTGAAGAGCACCGTCGAGACTCTGAGCCCGACGCGCGTGCGGCTCGCCATCGAGGTGCCGTTCGTCGAGCTCGAGCCGAGCCTCAAGAAGGCGTACCGGGAGATCGGTCAGCAGATCCAGATTCCCGGCTTCCGCCGGGGCAAGGTCCCGTCCGCGATCATCGACCAGCGGGTCGGCCGGGGCACCGTGCTCAACGAGGCGGTGCAGGAGGCGATCCCGCAGAACATCCTGAGCGCGGTGCGCGAGCACGACCTCAAGACCCTGGGTCGCCCCGAGGTCGAGATCACCGAGTTCAACGACGGTGACTCGCTGAACTTCACCGCCGAGGTCGACGTCCGGCCGGAGATCACCCTGCCCGACCTGGCCAGCATCGAGGTCACGGTCGACGAGCTCAAGATCGACGACAGCGAGATCGACGAGCAGGTGAAGAGCCTGCGCGAGCGCTTCGCCACCCTCAAGACCGTGGAGCGGCCGGCCGCCGAGGGCGACTACGTGCAGATCGACCTGCGGGCGACCGTCGACGGCGAGGAGGTGCCGGGCGGCTCGGCCAGCAACATCTCCCACGAGGTGGGCAGCAAGCAGCTCCTGCCGGGCCTGGACGAGGCCGTGGTCGGCCTCTCCGCCGGCGAGGACACCACCTTCACCACCCAGCTCGTCGGCGGCGACTTCGCCGGTCGGGACGCTGACGTGGCGGTGACCGTGCGGACGGTCAAGGAGAAGGAGCTGCCCGAGCTGGACGACGACTTCGCCCAGCTGGCCAGCGAGTTCGACACCATCGGGGAGCTGCGCGACGACCTGCGTGAGCGGGTCACCCGGGGCAAGCGGGTCGAGCAGATCTACGCCGCCCGGGACAAGGCCCTCGAGCAGCTCGTCGAGGTCGCCGACGTGCCGGCGCCGGAGGGCGTCATCCGCGACGAGGTGGAGAGCCGCAAGCAGGCGATGGTCGACCAGCTCGAGCGCATCGGCGCCTCGATGGAGGACTACCTCTCCGCCGAGGAGAAGACCGAGGAGCAGATCGACACCGAGCTGACCGAGGCCGCCACCCAGGGCGTCAAGGTCCAGCTGCTGCTCGACACGCTGGCCGACGCCGAGGACACGCAGGTCTCCGACGACGAGTTCGGCCACGAGATCGTGCACCGCGCCCAGCGCGCCGGCATGGCCCCCCAGCAGTACTACGACCAGCTGGTCCGCTCCGGCACGGCCGGCGCGGTCTACGGCGACGTGCGGCGGGGCAAGGCGCTCGCCTCGGTCATGGAGCGCGTCAAGATCAAGGACTCGGCCGGCAACGAGGTGAGCCTCGACGCTCTCCGTGAGGCGAGCGAGCAGGAGCACGCGCACGAGCACTGA